A region from the Oryzias latipes chromosome 20, ASM223467v1 genome encodes:
- the scrib gene encoding protein scribble homolog isoform X18 has translation MLKCIPLWRCNRHVESIDKRHCNLQTVPDEIFRYSRSLEELQLDFNQLKDLPKPFFRLLNLRRLGLSDNLLQKLPPDVSNFMQLVELDISRNEISEIPESIKFCRALEIADFSGNHLSRLPDGFTQLRALAHLTLNDVSLQTLPSDIGNLANLVTLELRENLLKSLPTSLSFLVKLEQLDLGNNELEVLPDTLGALPNLRELWLDRNQLSSLPPELGNLRRLVCLDVSENRLEELPSEVSGLLALTDLLLTQNMLEALPDSIGSLKQLSILKVDQNRLTHLTDSVGECENLTELVLTENFLQSLPSSLGKLKKLTNLNVDRNRLGSVPAELGGCASLNVLSLRDNRLDRLPAELADATELHVLDVAGNRLQNLPFALTNLNLKAMWLAENQSQPMLKFQTEDDERTGEKVLTCYLLPQQPSSSLENLQQNSVDDSWTDSNLNRVSVIQFQEETKAEEEEDEEAAAERRVSRSDISSGLLRRATPHPSQLKVMKKGMEDRRNEAYTPKTDEEESLDPQEKRLSDLSNQSHDSHSTLSATSHEDRRNAAPQRGDVVDGHAAQEDEEELDEMEVEYIEPTVHFAEEPIIRGGEEDDEDEGENGERSDEEDERPVYVAEKQRLIRKDTPHYKKHFKITKLPKPEAVAALLQGFNPDSLHPPPQPALEDEEDEDEEEEEESFGTPQPRRRAEDMEDSRHHINSSQVKGVSFDQVNNLLIEPARIEEEEHTLTIVRQTGGLGISIAGGKGSTPYKGDDEGIFISRVSEEGPAARAGVKVGDKLLEVNGVDLHEAEHHTAVEALRSSGATVSMTVLRERMVEPENAITTTPLRPEDDYFPRERRSSGLGFSVDASPPGQRQCFSTCLIRNDKGLGFSIAGGKGSTPYRTGDMGIYISRIAEGGAAHRDSTLRVGDRVISINGVDMTEARHDQAVALLTGTSPTITLLVERDPNAPAGSPGQNRARSHSPPPPEPSDSPDQEEDGFQGNHSGRMEDEYPIEEVTLVKSGGPLGLSIVGGSDHASHPFGINEPGVFISKVIPHGLACQSGLRVGDRILEVNSTDLRHATHQEAVRALLANKQEIRMLVRRDPSPPGMEEIFIQKQPGEKLGISIRGGAKGHAGNPFDPTDEGIFISKVSSTGAAARDGRLQVGMRILEVNNHSLLGMTHTEAVRVLRAVGDSLVVLVCDGFDPRKVAAVEASPGIIANPFATGIVRKNSIESISSIDRELSPEEMDILQKESEMVRETSQWEREEMEKVERMRLEREEATRLLEEETENISSGPLKLDYKTLAALPTTSLQKVNRAPSSDYTRTDSPVREAPYSPSFQPTRPGAIQPVGRVRPGASPSTPDGHSPNPFQHDPSPFNSQTSPRAPSPTSPDEFPMNVKQAYKAFAAVPRSLAVLEPPQDPNGVRNNLHPKQPSPEPHNEVFDDDLDGQGGSPPRPSLSSEEYLNLAAVPRLSRLTQNRQSPSPGNKNSPEQRSFRDRQKYFEIDVNQQTPDKPKPRVSLVGEDDLKKMREEEERRFEQRAREYLMDDEDEDDEEEDLAKQVAQMKATGKVLLDGVEYKVEPVSSPPQHASPAPNYSFTPPSHLSGSGFSSFDAKAEPERNSPVDGFRLEQRPNSMAGLIPVYPGESAAPVRTAKAERRHNERLRMQSPELAVAPDKDLSPAEKRALEAEKRAMWRAARPLEEDVRQYEQDLAKRLYQARVRAAQGATPQPPTSSSEAPPQLRMKSLEQDALKAQMVIAKSRDSKKRGALDQLTESPSPAPTPSPTPMEDLKPRGFTSPGRLSAPIKKFDYRQFAAIPSSKPVYDIQSPEMTENIQYIDSSSSPGNNANPEVEAPPPLPATSALEEMALYSSKRKLRQGRRSLETAVPT, from the exons ACTGCCGGATGGTTTCACTCAGCTGCGAGCTCTGGCTCACTTGACGCTCAACGATGTGTCTTTACAGACGTTGCCCAGCGATATTGGGAA TCTGGCCAATCTGGTGACGCTGGAGCTCAGGGAGAACCTTCTGAAGTCTCTACCCAC ATCTCTCTCATTTCTTGTGAAACTGGAACAGCTGGACCTCGGCAACAATGAACTGGAAGTTTTG CCCGACACCCTTGGCGCTCTCCCCAACCTGCGGGAGCTGTGGTTAGATCGAAATCAGTTgtcctccttgcctcca GAGCTGGGAAACCTCCGGCGGCTCGTGTGTCTGGATGTGTCGGAGAATCGTCTGGAGGAGCTTCCCTCAGAAGTCAGTGGCCTCCTGGCTCTGACCGACCTGCTGCTCACACAGAACATGCTGGAAGCCCTCCCCGACAGCATAG GTTCTCTGAAACAGCTTTCTATCCTCAAAGTGGACCAGAACAGGCTGACCCACCTGACCGACTCGGTCGGAGAGTGCGAAAACCTCACAGAACTCGTTCTCACCGAGAACTTTTTACAG TCTCTTCCGAGCTCTCTGGGAAAGCTGAAGAAGCTGACCAATCTGAATGTAGACCGAAACCGGCTGGGCAGTGTGCCTGCCGAGCTGGGCGGCTGTGCCAGCCTCAACGTGCTCTCTTTGAGGGACAACCGCCTGGACAGACTGCCTGCCGAGCTTGCAGATGCCACTGAGCTGCACGTGCTGGATGTGGCTGGAAACAG GTTGCAAAATTTGCCTTTTGCTCTGACAAACCTCAATCTGAAGGCCATGTGGCTCGCAGAGAACCAGTCCCAGCCCATGCTCAAGTTCCAGACGGAGGACGACGAGCGGACCGGAGAGAAGGTGCTGACCTGCTATTTATTGCCCCAGCAGCCATCATCCAGCCTTG AGAACCTGCAGCAGAACAGCGTGGATGACAGTTGGACAGACAGCAACCTGAACCGGGTGTCAGTCATTCAGTTCCAGGAAGAGACCAaggctgaggaagaggaggacgaggaggctGCAGCAGAGCGCAGAGTCAGCAGATCTGACATCTCTTCT GGCCTTCTGCGCAGAGCAACGCCGCACCCGAGTCAGCTGAAGGTGATGAAGAAGGGTATGGAGGACAGGAGGAACGAAGCCTACACACCTAAAACTGATGAAGAGGAATCGCTCGACCCTCAG GAGAAACGCCTCAGTGACCTTTCCAACCAGAGCCACGACTCTCACAGCACGCTGTCGGCCACCTCCCACGAGGACAGACGCAATGCCGCACCGCAGAGGGGCGACGTGGTGGATGGACACGCCGCTCAGGAGGACGAGGAAGAGCTGGATGAGATGGAGGTGGAGTACATCGAG CCAACTGTGCACTTTGCAGAAGAGCCCATCATCCGAGGTGGGGAGGAGGACGACGAAGACGAAGGAGAGAACGGCGAGAGGAGTGACGAAGAAGACGAGCGGCCGGTGTACGTCGCGGAGAAGCAGCGGCTGATCAGAAAGGACACGCCACACTACAAGAAGCACTTCAAAATCACCAAGCTGCCCAAACCCGAGGCTGtggctgcactgctgcagggGTTCAACCCCGACAGcctccaccccccaccacagCCAGCcctggaggatgaagaggacgaggatgaggaggaggaggaggagagcttCGGCACTCCTCAGCCTCGGCGGAGAGCggaggacatggaggacagCCGACATCACATCAACTCTAGTCAAGTGAAG GGGGTGTCATTTGATCAAGTCAATAATCTGCTGATTGAACCTGCTCGAATTGAGGAGGAAGAG CACACTCTGACCATCGTGCGGCAGACGGGCGGCCTCGGCATCAGCATCGCTGGAGGAAAAGGATCCACGCCTTACAAAGGAGATGATGAG GGAATCTTCATCTCCAGAGTGTCTGAGGAGGGTCCTGCGGCGAGGGCGGGGGTGAAAGTGGGAGACAAACTCCTGGAG GTAAACGGCGTAGACCTGCATGAAGCAGAGCACCACACTGCCGTGGAGGCTCTGCGGAGCTCCGGCGCCACCGTCTCCATGACAGTCCTGCGGGAGCGGATGGTGGAACCGGAGAACGCCATCACCACCACGCCGCTGAGACCCGAGGATGACTACTTCCCACGGGAGAGACGGAGCAGCGGGCTGGGCTTCAGCGTGGACGCCAGTCCACCTGGACAGCGGCAGTGCTTCTCCACCTGTCTGATCCGCAACGACAAGGGTCTGGGGTTCAGCATCGCCGGGGGGAAGGGCTCCACGCCATACCGCACGGGAGACATG GGAATCTACATCTCCCGGATAGCCGAGGGTGGAGCGGCACACAGGGACAGCACACTGCGAGTGGGCGACAGGGTGATCTCC ATCAATGGTGTAGACATGACAGAGGCCAGGCATGACCAGGCAGTAGCTCTGCTTACCGGCACCTCCCCCACCATTACACTACTGGTGGAGCGAGACCCGAATGCACCAGCGGGCTCTCCAGGTCAGAATCGGGCGCGCTCCCACTCACCTCCGCCTCCAGAGCCGTCAGATTCTCCGGACCAGGAGGAAGACGGCTTCCAGGGGAACCATTCGGGCCGGATGGAGGACGAGTACCCCATCGAG gaagtgaccctGGTGAAGTCGGGAGGCCCTCTGGGCCTGAGCATCGTCGGCGGCAGCGATCACGCCAGCCATCCTTTCGGCATAAACGAGCCCGGGGTCTTCATCTCAAAG GTCATTCCTCACGGTCTGGCGTGTCAGAGCGGACTGCGCGTTGGCGACAGGATATTGGAGGTGAACTCCACCGACCTGCGGCACGCCACACACCAGGAGGCCGTGCGCGCCCTGCTGGCCAACAAGCAGGAGATTCGGATGCTGGTGCGGAGGGACCCCTCGCCCCCTGGGATGGAGGAAATCTTCATCCAGAAGCAGCCAGGAGAGAAGCTCGGCATCAGCATTCGGGGGGGAGCCAAGGGGCACGCCGGAAACCCCTTCGACCCCACAGATGAGGGCATCTTTATTTCCAAG GTCAGCTCGACAGGAGCTGCAGCCAGAGACGGAAGACTGCAGGTCGGGATGCGGATCCTGGAGGTGAACAACCACAGCCTCCTGGGAATGACCCACACGGAGGCGGTGCGGGTCCTCCGGGCGGTCGGGGACTCTTTGGTTGTGCTGGTGTGTGACGGCTTCGACCCACGCAAGGTGGCTGCTGTGGAG GCGTCTCCTGGGATCATCGCAAACCCGTTTGCCACAGGAATCGTACGCAAGAACAGCATCGAGAGCATCTCCTCCATCGACCGGGAGCTGAGCCCAGAGGAGATGGACATTTTACAGAAG GAATCTGAGATGGTGAGAGAGACGTCACAGTGGGAGCGAGAAGAGATGGAGAAAGTG GAGCGAATGCGCTTGGAGCGCGAGGAGGCGACACGCCTGCTCGAGGAGGAGACGGAG AATATCAGCAGCGGACCTTTGAAGCTGGACTACAAAACGCTGGCTGCCCTGCCCACCACCAGCCTGCAGAAAGTCAACAGG gCGCCCTCCTCCGATTACACCCGAACGGACAGCCCCGTCAGGGAGGCGCCGTACTCGCCCAGCTTCCAGCCG ACTCGACCCGGCGCCATCCAGCCAGTGGGGCGCGTGCGGCCAGGCGCCTCCCCGTCCACGCCAGACGGACACAGCCCGAACCCATTCCAGcatgacccctcccccttcaactCCCAGACCTCT CCTCGCGCCCCCTCCCCCACTTCGCCCGATGAGTTTCCAATGAATGTCAAGCAGGCATACAAGGCGTTTGCCGCCGTGCCGCGCTCGCTGGCAGTGCTGGAGCCGCCGCAG GACCCGAACGGCGTGAGGAACAACCTCCACCCGAAGCAGCCCTCTCCAGAG CCCCACAACGAGGTGTTTGATGACGACTTGGATGGTCAGGGGGGCAGCCCCCCCCGGCCCTCCCTGTCTTCTGAGGAGTATTTGAACCTGGCAGCGGTGCCCCGCCTCTCCAGGCTGACCCAGAACCGGCAG AGTCCTTCGCCCGGCAACAAAAACAGCCCAGAGCAGCGCTCTTTCCGGGACAGGCAGAAATACTTTGAGATCGACGTGAATCAGCAGACTCCCGACAAACCCAAACCCAGAGTTTCCCTCGTCGGAGAGGACGACCTCAAGAAAATGAGAGAAGAAGAAG AGAGAAGATTTGAGCAGAGAGCAAGAGAATACCTGATGGACGACGAGGACGAAgacgatgaggaggaggacCTGGCCAAGCAGGTGGCGCAGATGAAAGCCACGGGGAAGGTGTTACTGGATGGAGTGGAATACAAGGTCGAGCCCGTTTCCTCGCCACCTCAGCACGCCTCCCCGGCACCAAACTACAGCTTTACCCCGCCAAGCCACCTCAGCGGCTCAGG GTTTTCCTCGTTCGACGCTAAGGCAGAGCCGGAGAGGAACTCGCCGGTGGACGGCTTCAGGCTGGAACAGAGGCCCAACTCTATGGCGGG TCTCATCCCAGTTTACCCCGGAGAGTCGGCGGCTCCCGTCCGCACGGCAAAGGCAGAACGGCGGCACAACGAGAGGCTCCGCATGCAGAGCCCCGAGCTGGCCGTGGCCCCCGACAAGGACCTGTCCCCCGCAGAGAAACGGGCTCTGGAGGCGGAGAAGAGGGCCATGTGGCGGGCGGCacg GCCCCTAGAGGAGGATGTTAGACAGTATGAGCAGGACCTGGCTAAAAGGCTCTATCAGGCCCGAGTGAGAGCCGCCCAGGGCGCGACCCCTCAGCCCCCCACTTCCTCCTCTGAAGCTCCTCCCCAGCTCAG AATGAAGTCTTTGGAGCAGGACGCGCTGAAGGCTCAGATGGTCATCGCCAAGTCGAGGGACAGCAAGAAGCGGGGGGCGCTAGACCAGCTGACCGAGTCCCCCTCCCCTGCCCCGACGCCCTCCCCCACACCTATGGAAG ATCTCAAACCTCGAGGGTTCACCTCACCGGGCAGACTG TCCGCGCCAATCAAGAAGTTTGACTACCGACAGTTTGCCGCCATTCCTTCTTCCAAACCCGTTTACGACATCCAG
- the scrib gene encoding protein scribble homolog isoform X8 produces the protein MLKCIPLWRCNRHVESIDKRHCNLQTVPDEIFRYSRSLEELQLDFNQLKDLPKPFFRLLNLRRLGLSDNLLQKLPPDVSNFMQLVELDISRNEISEIPESIKFCRALEIADFSGNHLSRLPDGFTQLRALAHLTLNDVSLQTLPSDIGNLANLVTLELRENLLKSLPTSLSFLVKLEQLDLGNNELEVLPDTLGALPNLRELWLDRNQLSSLPPELGNLRRLVCLDVSENRLEELPSEVSGLLALTDLLLTQNMLEALPDSIGSLKQLSILKVDQNRLTHLTDSVGECENLTELVLTENFLQSLPSSLGKLKKLTNLNVDRNRLGSVPAELGGCASLNVLSLRDNRLDRLPAELADATELHVLDVAGNRLQNLPFALTNLNLKAMWLAENQSQPMLKFQTEDDERTGEKVLTCYLLPQQPSSSLENLQQNSVDDSWTDSNLNRVSVIQFQEETKAEEEEDEEAAAERRVSRSDISSGLLRRATPHPSQLKVMKKGMEDRRNEAYTPKTDEEESLDPQEKRLSDLSNQSHDSHSTLSATSHEDRRNAAPQRGDVVDGHAAQEDEEELDEMEVEYIEPTVHFAEEPIIRGGEEDDEDEGENGERSDEEDERPVYVAEKQRLIRKDTPHYKKHFKITKLPKPEAVAALLQGFNPDSLHPPPQPALEDEEDEDEEEEEESFGTPQPRRRAEDMEDSRHHINSSQVKGVSFDQVNNLLIEPARIEEEEHTLTIVRQTGGLGISIAGGKGSTPYKGDDEGIFISRVSEEGPAARAGVKVGDKLLEVNGVDLHEAEHHTAVEALRSSGATVSMTVLRERMVEPENAITTTPLRPEDDYFPRERRSSGLGFSVDASPPGQRQCFSTCLIRNDKGLGFSIAGGKGSTPYRTGDMGIYISRIAEGGAAHRDSTLRVGDRVISINGVDMTEARHDQAVALLTGTSPTITLLVERDPNAPAGSPGQNRARSHSPPPPEPSDSPDQEEDGFQGNHSGRMEDEYPIEEVTLVKSGGPLGLSIVGGSDHASHPFGINEPGVFISKVIPHGLACQSGLRVGDRILEVNSTDLRHATHQEAVRALLANKQEIRMLVRRDPSPPGMEEIFIQKQPGEKLGISIRGGAKGHAGNPFDPTDEGIFISKVSSTGAAARDGRLQVGMRILEVNNHSLLGMTHTEAVRVLRAVGDSLVVLVCDGFDPRKVAAVEASPGIIANPFATGIVRKNSIESISSIDRELSPEEMDILQKESEMVRETSQWEREEMEKVERMRLEREEATRLLEEETENISSGPLKLDYKTLAALPTTSLQKVNRFSHSVMEAPLQAESRVPLNPPSCGLRPGSSYPHGPQVATSDSGSSTSAFDSTVCLDQEEEEEEEECLVDSQPMCFKENPFLVANRRGKALPPGEQILSGPPVGYGRQGQLQPWLFNKAPSSDYTRTDSPVREAPYSPSFQPPSHHSSSSSLCAGRETRFANINFSPNAKDSPPSSTRPGAIQPVGRVRPGASPSTPDGHSPNPFQHDPSPFNSQTSDPNGVRNNLHPKQPSPEPHNEVFDDDLDGQGGSPPRPSLSSEEYLNLAAVPRLSRLTQNRQSPSPGNKNSPEQRSFRDRQKYFEIDVNQQTPDKPKPRVSLVGEDDLKKMREEEERRFEQRAREYLMDDEDEDDEEEDLAKQVAQMKATGKVLLDGVEYKVEPVSSPPQHASPAPNYSFTPPSHLSGSGFSSFDAKAEPERNSPVDGFRLEQRPNSMAGLIPVYPGESAAPVRTAKAERRHNERLRMQSPELAVAPDKDLSPAEKRALEAEKRAMWRAARPLEEDVRQYEQDLAKRLYQARVRAAQGATPQPPTSSSEAPPQLRMKSLEQDALKAQMVIAKSRDSKKRGALDQLTESPSPAPTPSPTPMEDLKPRGFTSPGRLSAPIKKFDYRQFAAIPSSKPVYDIQSPEMTENIQYIDSSSSPGNNANPEVEAPPPLPATSALEEMALYSSKRKLRQGRRSLETAVPT, from the exons ACTGCCGGATGGTTTCACTCAGCTGCGAGCTCTGGCTCACTTGACGCTCAACGATGTGTCTTTACAGACGTTGCCCAGCGATATTGGGAA TCTGGCCAATCTGGTGACGCTGGAGCTCAGGGAGAACCTTCTGAAGTCTCTACCCAC ATCTCTCTCATTTCTTGTGAAACTGGAACAGCTGGACCTCGGCAACAATGAACTGGAAGTTTTG CCCGACACCCTTGGCGCTCTCCCCAACCTGCGGGAGCTGTGGTTAGATCGAAATCAGTTgtcctccttgcctcca GAGCTGGGAAACCTCCGGCGGCTCGTGTGTCTGGATGTGTCGGAGAATCGTCTGGAGGAGCTTCCCTCAGAAGTCAGTGGCCTCCTGGCTCTGACCGACCTGCTGCTCACACAGAACATGCTGGAAGCCCTCCCCGACAGCATAG GTTCTCTGAAACAGCTTTCTATCCTCAAAGTGGACCAGAACAGGCTGACCCACCTGACCGACTCGGTCGGAGAGTGCGAAAACCTCACAGAACTCGTTCTCACCGAGAACTTTTTACAG TCTCTTCCGAGCTCTCTGGGAAAGCTGAAGAAGCTGACCAATCTGAATGTAGACCGAAACCGGCTGGGCAGTGTGCCTGCCGAGCTGGGCGGCTGTGCCAGCCTCAACGTGCTCTCTTTGAGGGACAACCGCCTGGACAGACTGCCTGCCGAGCTTGCAGATGCCACTGAGCTGCACGTGCTGGATGTGGCTGGAAACAG GTTGCAAAATTTGCCTTTTGCTCTGACAAACCTCAATCTGAAGGCCATGTGGCTCGCAGAGAACCAGTCCCAGCCCATGCTCAAGTTCCAGACGGAGGACGACGAGCGGACCGGAGAGAAGGTGCTGACCTGCTATTTATTGCCCCAGCAGCCATCATCCAGCCTTG AGAACCTGCAGCAGAACAGCGTGGATGACAGTTGGACAGACAGCAACCTGAACCGGGTGTCAGTCATTCAGTTCCAGGAAGAGACCAaggctgaggaagaggaggacgaggaggctGCAGCAGAGCGCAGAGTCAGCAGATCTGACATCTCTTCT GGCCTTCTGCGCAGAGCAACGCCGCACCCGAGTCAGCTGAAGGTGATGAAGAAGGGTATGGAGGACAGGAGGAACGAAGCCTACACACCTAAAACTGATGAAGAGGAATCGCTCGACCCTCAG GAGAAACGCCTCAGTGACCTTTCCAACCAGAGCCACGACTCTCACAGCACGCTGTCGGCCACCTCCCACGAGGACAGACGCAATGCCGCACCGCAGAGGGGCGACGTGGTGGATGGACACGCCGCTCAGGAGGACGAGGAAGAGCTGGATGAGATGGAGGTGGAGTACATCGAG CCAACTGTGCACTTTGCAGAAGAGCCCATCATCCGAGGTGGGGAGGAGGACGACGAAGACGAAGGAGAGAACGGCGAGAGGAGTGACGAAGAAGACGAGCGGCCGGTGTACGTCGCGGAGAAGCAGCGGCTGATCAGAAAGGACACGCCACACTACAAGAAGCACTTCAAAATCACCAAGCTGCCCAAACCCGAGGCTGtggctgcactgctgcagggGTTCAACCCCGACAGcctccaccccccaccacagCCAGCcctggaggatgaagaggacgaggatgaggaggaggaggaggagagcttCGGCACTCCTCAGCCTCGGCGGAGAGCggaggacatggaggacagCCGACATCACATCAACTCTAGTCAAGTGAAG GGGGTGTCATTTGATCAAGTCAATAATCTGCTGATTGAACCTGCTCGAATTGAGGAGGAAGAG CACACTCTGACCATCGTGCGGCAGACGGGCGGCCTCGGCATCAGCATCGCTGGAGGAAAAGGATCCACGCCTTACAAAGGAGATGATGAG GGAATCTTCATCTCCAGAGTGTCTGAGGAGGGTCCTGCGGCGAGGGCGGGGGTGAAAGTGGGAGACAAACTCCTGGAG GTAAACGGCGTAGACCTGCATGAAGCAGAGCACCACACTGCCGTGGAGGCTCTGCGGAGCTCCGGCGCCACCGTCTCCATGACAGTCCTGCGGGAGCGGATGGTGGAACCGGAGAACGCCATCACCACCACGCCGCTGAGACCCGAGGATGACTACTTCCCACGGGAGAGACGGAGCAGCGGGCTGGGCTTCAGCGTGGACGCCAGTCCACCTGGACAGCGGCAGTGCTTCTCCACCTGTCTGATCCGCAACGACAAGGGTCTGGGGTTCAGCATCGCCGGGGGGAAGGGCTCCACGCCATACCGCACGGGAGACATG GGAATCTACATCTCCCGGATAGCCGAGGGTGGAGCGGCACACAGGGACAGCACACTGCGAGTGGGCGACAGGGTGATCTCC ATCAATGGTGTAGACATGACAGAGGCCAGGCATGACCAGGCAGTAGCTCTGCTTACCGGCACCTCCCCCACCATTACACTACTGGTGGAGCGAGACCCGAATGCACCAGCGGGCTCTCCAGGTCAGAATCGGGCGCGCTCCCACTCACCTCCGCCTCCAGAGCCGTCAGATTCTCCGGACCAGGAGGAAGACGGCTTCCAGGGGAACCATTCGGGCCGGATGGAGGACGAGTACCCCATCGAG gaagtgaccctGGTGAAGTCGGGAGGCCCTCTGGGCCTGAGCATCGTCGGCGGCAGCGATCACGCCAGCCATCCTTTCGGCATAAACGAGCCCGGGGTCTTCATCTCAAAG GTCATTCCTCACGGTCTGGCGTGTCAGAGCGGACTGCGCGTTGGCGACAGGATATTGGAGGTGAACTCCACCGACCTGCGGCACGCCACACACCAGGAGGCCGTGCGCGCCCTGCTGGCCAACAAGCAGGAGATTCGGATGCTGGTGCGGAGGGACCCCTCGCCCCCTGGGATGGAGGAAATCTTCATCCAGAAGCAGCCAGGAGAGAAGCTCGGCATCAGCATTCGGGGGGGAGCCAAGGGGCACGCCGGAAACCCCTTCGACCCCACAGATGAGGGCATCTTTATTTCCAAG GTCAGCTCGACAGGAGCTGCAGCCAGAGACGGAAGACTGCAGGTCGGGATGCGGATCCTGGAGGTGAACAACCACAGCCTCCTGGGAATGACCCACACGGAGGCGGTGCGGGTCCTCCGGGCGGTCGGGGACTCTTTGGTTGTGCTGGTGTGTGACGGCTTCGACCCACGCAAGGTGGCTGCTGTGGAG GCGTCTCCTGGGATCATCGCAAACCCGTTTGCCACAGGAATCGTACGCAAGAACAGCATCGAGAGCATCTCCTCCATCGACCGGGAGCTGAGCCCAGAGGAGATGGACATTTTACAGAAG GAATCTGAGATGGTGAGAGAGACGTCACAGTGGGAGCGAGAAGAGATGGAGAAAGTG GAGCGAATGCGCTTGGAGCGCGAGGAGGCGACACGCCTGCTCGAGGAGGAGACGGAG AATATCAGCAGCGGACCTTTGAAGCTGGACTACAAAACGCTGGCTGCCCTGCCCACCACCAGCCTGCAGAAAGTCAACAGG TTCTCTCATTCTGTCATGGAGGCGCCGCTGCAGGCTGAGAGCAGAGTCCCCTTAAACCCCCCGAGCTGTGGCCTGCGGCCCGGCAGCAGTTATCCCCATGGACCCCAGGTAGCTACCAGTGACAGCGGCAGCTCCACGTCAGCTTTTGATTCAACAGTCTGTCTGgaccaggaggaggaagaggaggaggaggaatgcTTGGTGGACTCGCAGCCCATGTGCTTCAAAGAAAACCCCTTCTTAGTGGCTAATCGCAGGGGAAAGGCTCTTCCTCCCGGAGAGCAGATCCTGTCGGGGCCTCCTGTGGGCTACGGCCGGCAGGGCCAGCTGCAGCCCTGGCTGTTCAACAAG gCGCCCTCCTCCGATTACACCCGAACGGACAGCCCCGTCAGGGAGGCGCCGTACTCGCCCAGCTTCCAGCCG CCCAGCCACCACTCCTCCAGCAGCTCCCTGTGTGCAGGCAGGGAGACCCGCTTT GCAAACATTAATTTCTCCCCCAACGCCAAGGACAGCCCCCCGTCATCA ACTCGACCCGGCGCCATCCAGCCAGTGGGGCGCGTGCGGCCAGGCGCCTCCCCGTCCACGCCAGACGGACACAGCCCGAACCCATTCCAGcatgacccctcccccttcaactCCCAGACCTCT GACCCGAACGGCGTGAGGAACAACCTCCACCCGAAGCAGCCCTCTCCAGAG CCCCACAACGAGGTGTTTGATGACGACTTGGATGGTCAGGGGGGCAGCCCCCCCCGGCCCTCCCTGTCTTCTGAGGAGTATTTGAACCTGGCAGCGGTGCCCCGCCTCTCCAGGCTGACCCAGAACCGGCAG AGTCCTTCGCCCGGCAACAAAAACAGCCCAGAGCAGCGCTCTTTCCGGGACAGGCAGAAATACTTTGAGATCGACGTGAATCAGCAGACTCCCGACAAACCCAAACCCAGAGTTTCCCTCGTCGGAGAGGACGACCTCAAGAAAATGAGAGAAGAAGAAG AGAGAAGATTTGAGCAGAGAGCAAGAGAATACCTGATGGACGACGAGGACGAAgacgatgaggaggaggacCTGGCCAAGCAGGTGGCGCAGATGAAAGCCACGGGGAAGGTGTTACTGGATGGAGTGGAATACAAGGTCGAGCCCGTTTCCTCGCCACCTCAGCACGCCTCCCCGGCACCAAACTACAGCTTTACCCCGCCAAGCCACCTCAGCGGCTCAGG GTTTTCCTCGTTCGACGCTAAGGCAGAGCCGGAGAGGAACTCGCCGGTGGACGGCTTCAGGCTGGAACAGAGGCCCAACTCTATGGCGGG TCTCATCCCAGTTTACCCCGGAGAGTCGGCGGCTCCCGTCCGCACGGCAAAGGCAGAACGGCGGCACAACGAGAGGCTCCGCATGCAGAGCCCCGAGCTGGCCGTGGCCCCCGACAAGGACCTGTCCCCCGCAGAGAAACGGGCTCTGGAGGCGGAGAAGAGGGCCATGTGGCGGGCGGCacg GCCCCTAGAGGAGGATGTTAGACAGTATGAGCAGGACCTGGCTAAAAGGCTCTATCAGGCCCGAGTGAGAGCCGCCCAGGGCGCGACCCCTCAGCCCCCCACTTCCTCCTCTGAAGCTCCTCCCCAGCTCAG AATGAAGTCTTTGGAGCAGGACGCGCTGAAGGCTCAGATGGTCATCGCCAAGTCGAGGGACAGCAAGAAGCGGGGGGCGCTAGACCAGCTGACCGAGTCCCCCTCCCCTGCCCCGACGCCCTCCCCCACACCTATGGAAG ATCTCAAACCTCGAGGGTTCACCTCACCGGGCAGACTG TCCGCGCCAATCAAGAAGTTTGACTACCGACAGTTTGCCGCCATTCCTTCTTCCAAACCCGTTTACGACATCCAG